Proteins encoded together in one Calditrichota bacterium window:
- a CDS encoding S8 family peptidase: protein MFRKVFLITLLMLAASVSNANTRCWVFFKDKNIVPGQEQPSLDYAMAQVSDRSILRRQKNLVPLSSFGDIQVSQVYIDHIRRTGAKVRVISKWLNAVSVEANETQLASIRALGFVKNIRNFSARLSMELPLRTNPSALDSVEYGNSYHQNEMCRIPELHARGLSGQGVLLCMLDTGFMTEHESLVNLNYLAMRDFIFGDSIVHNEAGQDSADQHLHGTAVLSAAAGLDSNNIIGPAYGATWMLAKTEYVPTETEVEEDYYVAGLEWADSAGADITSSSLGYIDWYTQDQMDGRTTVVARAVVEAQRRGILVVTAEGNEGRSDWGTVISPADADSILAVGGVDSLEVYWEASSPGPTADGRMKPDICAQSSATWCAAIFANDAYWRLSGTSLATPIVAGVCALVMEANPDWTAQQVRAAILATGSQADMPDNLLGHGIANAEAAADYVFSAVNPRNDIPAMLDMSAFPNPVNGVVTVRLTLNKAQKGQLALFDVLGRRVATLKNDEFGVGTSELSVPVDGFASGSYFLSFTGSRESTTVPLVILK from the coding sequence ATGTTTCGAAAGGTATTTCTTATCACACTATTGATGCTTGCGGCTTCCGTATCGAATGCGAACACCCGTTGCTGGGTCTTTTTTAAAGACAAAAACATTGTTCCGGGTCAAGAACAGCCCTCGCTCGACTATGCGATGGCGCAGGTGTCGGATCGCTCAATTTTGCGCAGGCAGAAAAACCTTGTCCCGCTTTCGAGCTTCGGCGACATACAAGTAAGCCAAGTCTATATTGACCATATTCGACGAACGGGCGCTAAAGTCAGAGTCATAAGCAAGTGGTTGAACGCGGTAAGCGTCGAAGCAAACGAAACCCAGCTCGCGAGTATCCGTGCGCTTGGCTTCGTAAAAAACATTCGAAATTTTTCTGCGCGATTGAGTATGGAACTTCCGCTTAGAACCAATCCGTCCGCATTGGACAGCGTCGAGTACGGCAACAGCTATCACCAAAACGAAATGTGCAGAATTCCCGAGCTGCATGCCCGCGGACTTTCCGGTCAAGGCGTTCTACTTTGCATGCTTGACACGGGATTCATGACGGAGCATGAGTCGCTGGTCAATTTGAACTATCTGGCGATGCGCGATTTTATTTTTGGAGATTCCATAGTACACAATGAAGCAGGACAAGATTCTGCCGATCAACACTTGCATGGAACCGCGGTGCTTTCTGCAGCGGCCGGGCTAGACAGCAACAACATCATCGGCCCTGCATACGGAGCTACGTGGATGCTTGCGAAGACCGAATACGTCCCTACTGAAACCGAGGTCGAAGAAGATTATTATGTCGCTGGCTTAGAATGGGCCGACAGTGCCGGCGCGGACATAACTTCGTCGAGTCTCGGATATATTGATTGGTATACGCAGGATCAAATGGACGGCCGCACGACGGTTGTGGCACGAGCTGTAGTTGAAGCCCAGCGGCGCGGGATATTGGTTGTTACAGCCGAAGGGAATGAAGGCAGATCCGATTGGGGAACTGTAATTTCGCCCGCGGATGCGGATAGTATACTTGCAGTCGGCGGTGTTGATTCGTTGGAGGTTTATTGGGAAGCCTCATCTCCTGGACCTACCGCCGACGGCAGAATGAAACCTGACATATGTGCACAGTCCTCGGCAACTTGGTGCGCGGCAATATTTGCAAACGATGCGTACTGGAGACTGTCGGGTACTTCTCTGGCCACTCCGATTGTCGCAGGCGTTTGTGCGCTGGTTATGGAAGCAAATCCTGATTGGACTGCGCAGCAAGTGCGCGCCGCAATCCTTGCAACAGGGTCACAAGCCGATATGCCAGACAATTTGCTCGGCCATGGAATTGCCAATGCGGAAGCTGCCGCAGACTATGTTTTCTCGGCGGTAAATCCGCGAAATGACATTCCGGCCATGTTGGACATGTCAGCATTTCCCAATCCGGTTAACGGCGTTGTAACGGTTAGGCTGACTCTGAACAAGGCTCAAAAAGGACAGCTTGCGTTATTTGACGTACTCGGAAGACGGGTAGCGACTTTGAAAAACGATGAGTTCGGGGTTGGCACATCGGAACTTTCCGTTCCGGTAGACGGATTCGCAAGCGGGAGTTATTTCCTCTCCTTTACCGGTTCTCGTGAATCTACAACTGTTCCCTTGGTAATACTGAAGTAG